A window from Desulfurispora thermophila DSM 16022 encodes these proteins:
- a CDS encoding RrF2 family transcriptional regulator — protein sequence MQITRQTEYAIRTIMELARAPYGEFVQTRLISERQQVPELFLKKTIQALSKGGLVVTQRGAQGGVRLARPADTITIADVLTIIEGPLALNVCLGNGFYCANSDTCKIHRILKRAQKALLQELTKETFADIVSGNIL from the coding sequence ATGCAAATTACCCGGCAGACCGAATATGCCATTCGCACAATTATGGAACTGGCCCGGGCGCCCTATGGCGAATTCGTCCAAACCCGGCTCATCTCCGAGCGCCAGCAGGTGCCCGAGCTCTTTCTGAAAAAAACCATCCAGGCGCTTAGCAAAGGGGGGCTGGTGGTTACCCAGCGCGGGGCGCAGGGCGGGGTGCGCCTGGCCCGGCCGGCCGACACCATCACCATTGCCGATGTGCTGACCATCATTGAGGGCCCCCTGGCGCTGAATGTGTGTCTGGGTAATGGATTTTACTGTGCCAATTCGGATACGTGCAAAATCCACCGCATTTTAAAGCGTGCCCAAAAAGCACTGCTGCAGGAGTTGACAAAGGAAACTTTTGCTGATATAGTAAGTGGTAATATTTTATGA
- the csx7 gene encoding type III CRISPR-associated RAMP protein Csx7, which produces MEQIFLYDQFYNRYIITGRLRALTALHIGAPQDSLEIGAVDARVVKNAAGQPFIPGSSFKGVWRSFTEQVLRALLGEDKVCLITGQGQRCVDREVERNNEKVNIIKYLKDSYGDNFEELAREIYRQSCPACRLFGHTHLAGKVQVADLPVLPETWCGHYDLRTGVGIERDSLTKADKVLYDLEAVPAGTCFALEVVMENLTDQELEHALYGLLAWQRGELALGGRTSRGMGRVVLEDVAVRRIERRDLPKWLLCSDWRDWPALTLEEVAGEYWPGAGGERVVQNAL; this is translated from the coding sequence GTGGAGCAGATTTTTCTTTATGATCAATTTTACAACCGTTATATCATCACCGGCCGCCTGCGGGCGCTGACCGCCCTGCACATCGGGGCACCCCAGGACAGCCTGGAGATAGGAGCGGTGGATGCCCGGGTGGTGAAAAATGCGGCGGGCCAGCCTTTTATTCCCGGTTCTTCCTTCAAGGGTGTATGGAGATCCTTCACCGAACAGGTGCTGCGGGCGCTGTTGGGAGAGGATAAAGTATGCCTGATTACCGGCCAGGGTCAGCGCTGTGTGGACAGGGAAGTGGAACGTAATAATGAAAAGGTTAACATAATTAAATACTTAAAAGATAGTTATGGGGATAATTTTGAGGAACTGGCCAGGGAAATTTACCGGCAAAGCTGCCCGGCCTGCCGCCTTTTTGGCCACACCCATCTGGCGGGCAAGGTACAGGTGGCCGATTTGCCGGTCCTTCCGGAAACCTGGTGCGGGCATTACGACCTGCGTACCGGCGTGGGCATTGAGCGCGACTCCCTGACCAAAGCGGACAAAGTGCTTTATGACCTGGAAGCGGTGCCGGCCGGCACCTGCTTTGCCCTGGAAGTGGTTATGGAAAACCTCACCGATCAGGAACTGGAGCACGCCCTGTATGGCCTGCTGGCCTGGCAGCGGGGCGAACTGGCCCTGGGAGGCCGTACCTCCCGGGGAATGGGCCGGGTAGTGCTGGAGGATGTGGCGGTACGCCGGATTGAGCGCCGGGACCTGCCAAAGTGGCTGCTCTGCAGCGACTGGCGGGATTGGCCGGCCTTGACTCTGGAGGAAGTGGCCGGGGAATACTGGCCCGGAGCGGGGGGTGAGCGGGTTGTTCAAAACGCTTTATAA
- a CDS encoding RAMP superfamily CRISPR-associated protein, whose product MFKRVRIEIIARPRSRWHSGSAGAESGLLDKYLLLDGRGRPYIPGSSLKGKLRAYARQLVNCLEGFVRCSDTADCSCDVCELFGTGGNRPGRLYFPDLYLSGEERGFTLHTAGRVALERYRRVARDQALAFIQVAELGAGSVWQGEITGSLDERAFKRQLVLLSLALRQIYALGGGVSGGWGRLKLDWQVYWVEQDEEKNLSFDLLRKWSEEIGMAG is encoded by the coding sequence GTGTTCAAGCGGGTGCGCATTGAGATAATTGCCCGGCCCCGCAGCCGCTGGCATAGTGGATCGGCGGGGGCCGAAAGCGGGCTGCTGGACAAGTACTTGTTGCTGGACGGCCGGGGTCGCCCTTACATTCCCGGTTCCAGCCTGAAGGGCAAACTGCGGGCTTATGCCCGGCAGCTGGTTAACTGTCTGGAAGGATTTGTTCGCTGTTCCGATACCGCCGATTGCTCCTGTGATGTTTGTGAGCTGTTTGGCACAGGGGGCAACCGGCCGGGACGGCTGTATTTTCCCGATTTATACCTGAGCGGGGAGGAAAGGGGATTTACATTGCACACTGCCGGCCGGGTGGCCCTGGAGCGCTACCGGCGGGTGGCCCGGGACCAGGCGCTGGCCTTTATTCAAGTAGCCGAGCTGGGGGCCGGTTCGGTTTGGCAGGGAGAAATCACCGGCAGCCTGGACGAGAGGGCCTTTAAACGTCAGCTGGTACTGCTCAGCCTGGCCTTGCGGCAGATTTACGCCCTGGGGGGCGGAGTATCCGGCGGTTGGGGGCGGCTTAAGCTGGACTGGCAGGTGTACTGGGTGGAGCAGGATGAAGAGAAAAACCTGTCTTTCGACCTGTTGCGGAAATGGAGTGAAGAAATTGGAATGGCGGGTTGA
- a CDS encoding RAMP superfamily CRISPR-associated protein, whose amino-acid sequence MSNGRSQGGGNAGRQTLLKEKPYSFVPLNTQVERQRPVGHAQLCSNLYSGRLELQITCLTPVHIFSGLYSQHSQHGLYKVFARRGEKPVIPGSSIKGVVRSVAEAVSKSCAPRLPDNNNWLRGCLPEGNRQRCDDHGGQQAADRMELCPACRLFGHSSGQQGRRGQVAFSDFHLVGEPARQLDIITLPALSKPFEDYPPKKKRSKENNNVNQVYYPGGRIDIGNERLYYCRLCDEDCLSCSKSDFWQRLSSLPAREALNRPRLFRGRKFYYHSQQPEVGRNNSAAREKHEVARKDSVFQGQVVFHNLNREELSLLVFSLGLDGSFCLKIGYGKPAYLGSVQVELLKVENLLRRYGVPTPDQPPWDTLEAIQELARQYDQNGDEAIARAVTELRRILDWNNPRGPAWREVMISGQEMKIY is encoded by the coding sequence ATGAGCAATGGCCGGTCGCAGGGCGGAGGTAATGCCGGCAGGCAGACCTTGCTAAAAGAAAAACCTTACTCCTTTGTGCCCCTGAATACACAGGTGGAAAGGCAGAGGCCGGTGGGCCACGCCCAGCTCTGCAGCAATTTATACAGCGGGCGGCTGGAACTGCAGATCACCTGTCTGACTCCGGTACACATCTTTTCCGGGTTATATTCCCAGCATAGCCAGCACGGTCTGTACAAGGTTTTTGCCCGGCGGGGGGAAAAGCCGGTCATCCCCGGTTCTTCTATAAAAGGTGTGGTACGCAGTGTAGCCGAGGCGGTGAGCAAAAGCTGTGCCCCCCGGTTGCCCGATAATAATAATTGGCTGCGCGGTTGCCTGCCGGAGGGAAATCGCCAGCGGTGTGACGACCACGGAGGACAGCAGGCTGCGGATAGGATGGAACTTTGCCCTGCCTGCCGCCTTTTTGGTCACAGCAGTGGGCAGCAGGGTAGACGCGGCCAGGTGGCCTTCAGCGACTTCCATCTGGTTGGTGAACCGGCCCGGCAGCTGGATATTATTACCCTGCCCGCATTGAGTAAGCCGTTCGAGGATTATCCGCCTAAAAAGAAGCGTTCTAAAGAAAACAACAATGTAAATCAGGTCTACTATCCCGGAGGCCGCATTGATATCGGTAATGAGCGCCTTTATTACTGCCGCCTTTGTGATGAAGATTGTTTGAGCTGTTCCAAAAGTGATTTCTGGCAGCGGCTGAGCAGTCTGCCAGCGCGGGAAGCATTAAATCGCCCCCGCCTGTTTCGGGGCCGCAAATTTTATTACCACAGCCAGCAGCCAGAGGTGGGAAGAAATAATTCGGCAGCCCGGGAAAAACACGAGGTAGCCAGAAAGGACAGCGTTTTCCAGGGGCAGGTGGTGTTTCACAACCTGAACCGGGAAGAGCTGTCTCTCCTGGTTTTCAGCCTGGGTCTGGATGGCAGTTTTTGTCTGAAAATAGGCTATGGTAAACCGGCCTATCTGGGCAGTGTGCAGGTGGAGTTGCTGAAAGTGGAAAACCTGCTGCGGCGCTACGGGGTACCCACTCCGGATCAGCCGCCGTGGGATACGCTTGAAGCAATTCAGGAACTGGCCCGCCAGTACGACCAGAACGGTGACGAAGCCATTGCCCGGGCCGTAACAGAGCTGCGCCGCATTTTGGACTGGAATAATCCCCGTGGTCCGGCCTGGCGGGAAGTGATGATTTCAGGCCAGGAGATGAAGATATATTGA
- a CDS encoding Cas10/Cmr2 second palm domain-containing protein produces the protein MPAKQGMKYIDWLAWRNNGQIEARDDLFRERVHTWQDPLTGTCFYITGQDINRIADRAGLVWQYWADRMGEDERANSFWAYLQDPVGQCRRLFEQYGWPATANDRKEQSAAGPAGGKGASGESEWENALRLWPALPYLPGLPGRDSGPPPACPRGDVAGVVTGLYYALTAALYQWPERPEEWQRERWVSLQTVLGGLPDREAQEKLCAPDLWQAALAIALARGGQPGVHEHTLRLLQGKRLLLLKGGSVKVKQYFLENSKIPDVRGASVLLDSINRLRIPYYFERNYTAESLVYCGGGNFLAVLPAPGNSEEENRREADRLAGEIEEIYRRVTLTAQAVVTGRVVEAEQLLHREQYRRVMSALEGQRVRRQLHRAYPLNPGSGDINYYLSPDEKPVAVGDEGKGAGLQNLSPGYTQKCTRCGRRPAAGRLVYTPGDEEYFCLSCWHKYQAGRRFKQLMRRDYEKFYQTELGGEDNQLIKVEVSSTQDLARCSRDGRYIGVLYGDGNNMGQVVMNLPHMAASRYFSRRVEEVTKAAAYRAVGRHTGSTAVEFIALGGDDVFLLTPGDVALQVAVTLGREFDTAFKNLSENKYTMTMSLGVVVAGYQDPLAELLDIATQLLKQAKKKARANQEQVQYPELAGGTVDIVVLKSFSSYISGPVQYREQNLYRQGWYQTMRPYSWLTAERLMQLIDYLRSGKVLSRSNLYGLRDFAARHGPGESQLFYLYQVSRLLSGTNKEQFHILAQWWDELAVALGARQVVEQLDGSALLPGLPPPGFKDVKKAYYAPWLDILELWDFAFPESAAEKIRQATVETAGSSGREVNSRVQAGAH, from the coding sequence TTGCCGGCAAAACAGGGGATGAAATATATCGACTGGCTGGCCTGGCGCAATAACGGCCAGATAGAGGCCAGGGATGATCTGTTCAGGGAGCGGGTGCACACCTGGCAGGATCCGCTGACCGGAACATGTTTTTATATTACCGGTCAGGACATAAACCGGATTGCAGACCGGGCCGGGCTGGTCTGGCAATACTGGGCTGACCGGATGGGTGAGGACGAGCGGGCAAATAGTTTCTGGGCTTATCTGCAGGATCCGGTGGGGCAGTGCCGGCGGCTTTTCGAGCAGTACGGCTGGCCGGCTACCGCCAATGACAGGAAGGAGCAGAGTGCGGCAGGGCCGGCCGGTGGGAAAGGGGCTTCCGGGGAAAGCGAATGGGAGAATGCCCTGCGCCTCTGGCCTGCTCTGCCATATCTGCCCGGGCTACCGGGGAGGGACAGTGGGCCGCCACCGGCCTGTCCCCGCGGTGATGTGGCCGGAGTGGTAACCGGCCTTTACTATGCTCTGACCGCGGCTCTGTACCAATGGCCGGAACGGCCGGAGGAATGGCAGCGGGAAAGGTGGGTCAGCTTGCAAACCGTGCTGGGCGGTTTACCGGACCGGGAGGCGCAGGAAAAATTGTGCGCCCCCGATCTGTGGCAGGCAGCCCTGGCCATTGCGCTGGCCCGGGGTGGACAGCCCGGAGTGCATGAACATACCTTGCGCTTGCTTCAGGGCAAAAGGCTGCTTTTGCTCAAGGGCGGGTCGGTGAAGGTCAAGCAGTATTTTCTGGAAAATAGCAAAATTCCCGATGTGCGCGGCGCATCGGTGCTGCTGGACAGCATCAACCGGCTGCGCATCCCCTATTACTTCGAGAGAAATTATACGGCCGAGTCGCTGGTCTACTGCGGGGGCGGTAACTTCCTGGCTGTTTTGCCGGCACCGGGTAACAGTGAGGAAGAGAACCGGCGAGAGGCCGACCGGCTGGCCGGGGAGATAGAGGAAATTTACCGCCGGGTAACCCTTACCGCCCAGGCGGTGGTCACCGGCCGGGTGGTGGAAGCAGAGCAACTGTTGCACCGGGAGCAGTATCGCCGGGTGATGAGTGCGCTGGAGGGGCAGCGGGTGCGGCGGCAGCTACACCGGGCCTATCCGCTAAATCCCGGGAGTGGGGACATCAATTATTATCTGTCCCCCGATGAAAAGCCGGTTGCCGTCGGAGATGAGGGCAAGGGCGCTGGTCTGCAAAACCTGTCGCCGGGGTATACCCAGAAATGTACCCGCTGCGGCCGGCGCCCGGCCGCAGGGCGGCTGGTTTACACCCCGGGGGATGAGGAATATTTTTGCCTGTCCTGCTGGCATAAGTATCAGGCCGGTCGCCGGTTTAAACAACTCATGCGCCGGGATTATGAAAAGTTTTACCAGACCGAGCTGGGCGGTGAGGATAATCAGCTGATAAAAGTGGAAGTCAGCAGTACCCAGGATCTAGCCAGATGCTCCCGCGATGGGCGTTACATCGGGGTGCTCTACGGCGATGGCAACAATATGGGCCAGGTGGTGATGAACCTGCCCCATATGGCAGCCAGCCGTTATTTCAGCCGCCGGGTGGAGGAGGTAACCAAGGCGGCGGCCTACCGGGCGGTGGGGCGGCACACGGGCTCTACGGCCGTGGAGTTTATTGCGCTGGGGGGCGATGACGTATTTCTGCTCACGCCGGGCGATGTGGCCCTGCAGGTGGCGGTGACTCTGGGCCGGGAGTTTGACACGGCCTTTAAAAACTTGTCCGAGAACAAGTACACCATGACCATGTCCCTGGGGGTGGTGGTGGCCGGTTATCAGGATCCGCTGGCCGAATTGCTGGATATTGCCACCCAGCTGCTCAAACAGGCCAAGAAAAAAGCGCGGGCCAACCAGGAGCAGGTGCAGTATCCGGAACTGGCGGGCGGCACGGTGGACATAGTGGTGCTCAAATCCTTCAGCAGTTATATCTCGGGGCCGGTGCAGTACCGGGAACAAAACCTGTACCGGCAGGGCTGGTACCAGACCATGCGGCCCTATAGCTGGTTGACGGCCGAGCGGCTCATGCAGCTCATTGATTACCTGCGCAGCGGCAAGGTGCTGTCCCGCAGCAACCTGTACGGTTTGCGGGATTTCGCTGCCCGGCACGGGCCGGGGGAAAGCCAGCTGTTCTATTTGTACCAGGTCAGCCGCTTGCTGTCTGGCACCAATAAGGAGCAGTTCCATATCCTGGCCCAATGGTGGGATGAGCTGGCCGTTGCGCTGGGAGCACGGCAGGTGGTCGAGCAGCTGGACGGCAGTGCGCTTTTGCCCGGTTTGCCTCCGCCCGGCTTTAAAGATGTCAAAAAAGCTTATTACGCTCCCTGGCTGGACATTCTGGAACTGTGGGATTTCGCATTCCCGGAGAGCGCTGCGGAAAAAATCCGCCAGGCTACAGTGGAAACTGCCGGGAGTTCAGGACGGGAGGTGAACAGCCGTGTTCAAGCGGGTGCGCATTGA
- a CDS encoding helix-turn-helix transcriptional regulator codes for MPERSAMRRLMDILAALESHPAGLSARQLAEITGYPARLILQDLNDCLLDTDLASYYPLYVDEDEEEGPAEGGQVQSLDTRWHLETGGMRQPPLQLSQAEALALAWLMQEYRPGGELERLGQELLAGLGVAEQVAAALAEGVMPHLCGGVQLQGGQVWELARRALLEERKIVVKYFARNWQRVVQWQLWPLGLVFHSGNAGWYLIARLEESSEIVACHLGRVQELRITEQHFDYPEDFSLARYLRLRWGMDMSRPETVRVHFYNEAGVWEKVRREFAWRGIEGLKELPDGLLEYHGPIYGVNNFARWVLSFGSSAVVLEPDWLREKMLQTARYWLKIYGDNVNGPA; via the coding sequence ATGCCTGAACGCAGCGCCATGCGCCGCCTGATGGATATACTGGCCGCTCTGGAGTCTCATCCGGCCGGTTTAAGTGCCCGCCAGCTGGCCGAAATTACCGGTTATCCGGCGAGATTGATTTTACAGGATCTCAATGATTGCCTGCTGGATACCGACCTGGCCAGCTATTACCCTTTGTATGTGGATGAAGATGAGGAGGAAGGCCCGGCAGAAGGGGGCCAGGTGCAGAGTCTGGATACCCGCTGGCATCTGGAGACCGGCGGCATGCGGCAGCCGCCGTTACAGCTCAGCCAGGCCGAAGCTCTGGCGCTGGCCTGGCTGATGCAGGAATACCGGCCGGGAGGAGAACTGGAGCGGCTGGGCCAGGAGTTGCTGGCCGGACTGGGGGTGGCCGAGCAGGTGGCTGCTGCGCTGGCAGAAGGAGTCATGCCGCATTTGTGCGGTGGGGTGCAACTACAGGGGGGGCAGGTTTGGGAACTGGCCCGCCGGGCTTTGCTGGAGGAAAGAAAAATTGTGGTAAAGTACTTCGCCCGCAACTGGCAGCGGGTGGTGCAGTGGCAGCTCTGGCCGCTGGGGCTGGTTTTTCACAGCGGCAATGCCGGGTGGTATTTAATAGCGCGTCTGGAGGAAAGTTCGGAAATAGTGGCCTGCCATCTGGGCCGGGTGCAGGAGTTGCGGATTACAGAGCAGCATTTTGATTATCCGGAGGACTTTTCGCTGGCCCGGTACCTGCGTCTGCGCTGGGGTATGGACATGAGCCGGCCCGAAACGGTGCGGGTGCATTTCTATAATGAGGCCGGTGTGTGGGAAAAAGTGCGCCGGGAGTTTGCCTGGCGGGGCATTGAGGGGTTAAAAGAATTGCCGGACGGGTTGCTGGAGTACCATGGACCTATTTACGGGGTGAATAATTTTGCCCGCTGGGTACTGTCCTTTGGTTCTTCGGCCGTGGTGCTGGAGCCGGACTGGCTGCGGGAAAAAATGTTGCAAACCGCCCGGTACTGGTTGAAGATTTATGGTGATAATGTAAATGGCCCTGCCTGA
- a CDS encoding RAMP superfamily CRISPR-associated protein: MFKTLYNQARLTFQVLVDGPLLIKAGGEAASLDPTLPDMQFVRAFHGGRETVYLPGSSLKGVFRSRAEQILRTLGGYCCMVFGATESCLKFEKEASKYKEGWRRYQRACLACRLFGSPFLKGRALFADAYPVGPVRLGVRSNVGINRITGGAQKGSLFQPEVVEEGTFQVKIELVNYFTWQLVLLLYVLRDLHDGLLGLGMGGTRGYGRVQVCGLEIDLRDYRLEQPDGLRGYDALDCLPVTGLNWQKEYYYWRSRQKGQDIWCDQGWLAGAVLGDLLQRESNWLAEQEQQAGGMGA; encoded by the coding sequence TTGTTCAAAACGCTTTATAACCAGGCCCGCCTGACTTTTCAGGTGCTGGTGGACGGGCCGCTTTTGATCAAGGCAGGGGGTGAGGCGGCCAGTTTGGACCCCACCCTGCCCGATATGCAGTTTGTGCGGGCCTTCCACGGGGGGCGGGAAACCGTTTATCTGCCCGGCAGCAGTCTGAAGGGGGTTTTTCGCAGCCGGGCGGAGCAGATTTTGCGCACTTTGGGTGGATACTGCTGTATGGTTTTTGGTGCGACTGAAAGCTGTTTGAAGTTTGAAAAGGAAGCCAGTAAATATAAAGAGGGTTGGCGCCGTTATCAGAGAGCCTGTCTGGCCTGTCGCCTGTTTGGCAGCCCCTTTTTAAAAGGGCGGGCCCTGTTTGCCGATGCCTACCCGGTGGGTCCGGTGCGCCTGGGGGTGCGCAGCAATGTGGGCATTAACCGCATCACCGGCGGGGCGCAGAAAGGCAGCCTCTTCCAGCCCGAGGTGGTGGAAGAGGGCACCTTTCAGGTGAAAATTGAACTGGTCAACTATTTCACCTGGCAGCTGGTGCTGCTGCTTTATGTGCTGCGCGACCTGCACGACGGCCTGCTGGGGCTGGGCATGGGCGGCACCCGGGGCTACGGCAGGGTGCAGGTGTGCGGGCTGGAAATAGATCTGCGGGATTACAGACTGGAGCAACCTGATGGCTTAAGGGGCTATGATGCACTGGATTGCTTGCCGGTTACCGGGCTGAACTGGCAAAAGGAATATTACTACTGGCGGAGCCGCCAAAAGGGGCAAGACATCTGGTGCGACCAGGGCTGGCTGGCCGGCGCGGTTCTGGGCGATTTGCTTCAGCGGGAAAGCAACTGGCTGGCAGAGCAAGAGCAGCAGGCTGGAGGGATGGGCGCATGA
- a CDS encoding RAMP superfamily CRISPR-associated protein produces the protein MEWRVDVELKSPLLVGGQKTGSDYMRSLPYIPGGVLRASLARWIVEQCPLNRVGNRLFWVEFRDEMACTDCAAHFWCRHFTRLLFTFCYPYGARPWPVTAVQCKFDSGHPAQDALVHRLLAGRGQAEGPPVCAHCPGGKGRVESVSGFYVEDGGVYRSVQPVYRPLTRLGVDPYRRVARDGLLYTVNVLSEVSRQNGREQPAVFSGRVRLLEQAVSPAPATWQCTLRLGAKTTSGLGQVLVSWQLLPTRPERGQKRIARGVKAFTALLPESWRRAGRVYVPLLLLSDACWPQMPPSEHLTDEGWRKFWQQSLQEALPGEGAGWQELGWQLEEALVSTGYRSGFDTSAPGGAWKEYAFLVQRGSILVLSLPGEALDRALPLLCSLEWLGLGQRREEGYGQVSVADEIHWRCGKSG, from the coding sequence TTGGAATGGCGGGTTGATGTGGAGCTTAAAAGCCCTCTGCTGGTGGGGGGACAGAAGACGGGCAGCGACTACATGCGCTCCCTGCCCTACATTCCCGGCGGGGTGCTGCGGGCCTCTCTGGCCCGCTGGATTGTGGAGCAGTGTCCTCTGAACCGGGTGGGGAACAGGCTTTTCTGGGTGGAATTTCGAGATGAAATGGCCTGTACAGACTGCGCTGCCCATTTTTGGTGCCGTCATTTTACCCGGCTGCTGTTCACCTTTTGCTACCCGTATGGGGCCAGGCCCTGGCCGGTCACCGCAGTGCAGTGCAAATTCGATTCCGGCCATCCGGCCCAGGATGCGCTGGTACACCGCCTGCTGGCCGGACGGGGGCAGGCGGAGGGGCCTCCGGTATGTGCGCATTGTCCGGGAGGCAAGGGACGGGTGGAGAGTGTGAGTGGCTTTTATGTAGAGGATGGCGGGGTATATCGCTCTGTGCAGCCGGTTTATCGTCCGCTGACCCGCCTGGGGGTGGACCCTTACCGCCGGGTGGCCCGGGATGGCCTGCTTTATACAGTTAACGTGCTCAGCGAAGTGAGCCGGCAGAATGGCCGGGAGCAGCCGGCGGTATTTTCCGGCCGGGTGCGCCTGTTAGAACAGGCGGTGTCGCCTGCACCGGCAACCTGGCAATGCACTTTGCGCCTGGGGGCCAAGACTACCAGTGGACTGGGACAGGTGCTGGTAAGCTGGCAGTTACTGCCTACCCGGCCGGAGCGAGGGCAAAAGCGGATAGCCAGAGGTGTCAAGGCATTCACTGCGCTGCTTCCGGAAAGCTGGCGCCGGGCGGGGCGGGTGTATGTACCTCTGCTCCTGCTCAGTGACGCTTGCTGGCCCCAGATGCCGCCGTCCGAACACCTGACCGATGAAGGCTGGCGGAAGTTCTGGCAGCAGTCCCTGCAGGAAGCGCTGCCCGGGGAGGGCGCGGGCTGGCAGGAACTGGGCTGGCAGCTGGAAGAGGCGCTGGTCAGTACGGGTTACCGGAGCGGTTTTGACACTTCCGCCCCCGGGGGGGCCTGGAAGGAATATGCCTTCCTGGTACAGCGGGGCAGTATTCTGGTGCTCAGCTTGCCCGGGGAGGCTCTGGACCGGGCGCTGCCATTGCTGTGCAGCCTGGAGTGGCTGGGGCTGGGGCAGCGCCGGGAAGAAGGTTACGGTCAGGTCAGTGTGGCCGATGAAATACACTGGCGCTGCGGGAAAAGTGGTTAA
- a CDS encoding helix-turn-helix transcriptional regulator produces MPRGRNADSAVKERRESILTALRQVPANWLTYEELRQALAERGFTVSPRTLRYDCAALARQGLLCVQRGRVQVNLAAGSDDWGELADRVHSRQRKKLALLKILYNVPGGLTTAQLLAGHPALGGRETLESLLQELAIAGLVSKTEQCWQLGPQAARPVAVSSALAAELYCYLDLLAQIITLPPELMRLKSRLVPLLAFPGRSEWREKMWRAAERIVAHGPGTGGRPENAALVSLLQRAISERCMVRVTYRQGELELAPLGIVYLWEKRHWYLVALPQGGEEPREYRGDRLTDACLLPECYAPPPGFSLPEYLGRRWGISDDGKEYPVQVRFVNTEWNMVALERLQGEISRRWQYRPDCRLYSQGEEMFLEDCISGLNEFAAWVRSYGDAAQVCRPPELVERMCYTARRMLERYHEGEEDA; encoded by the coding sequence TTGCCCCGGGGCAGGAATGCGGACAGTGCTGTAAAAGAGCGCAGGGAAAGTATTTTGACTGCATTGCGTCAGGTACCGGCTAACTGGTTGACCTATGAGGAATTACGGCAGGCGCTGGCCGAGCGGGGCTTTACAGTTTCTCCCCGCACACTGCGCTATGATTGTGCCGCTCTGGCCAGACAGGGTCTCCTTTGTGTACAGCGGGGCAGGGTGCAGGTCAATCTGGCTGCCGGCAGTGATGATTGGGGGGAGTTGGCGGACAGGGTGCACAGCCGGCAGCGCAAAAAGCTGGCCCTGCTGAAAATTCTCTATAATGTACCCGGAGGGCTGACCACAGCTCAATTGCTGGCCGGTCATCCGGCCCTGGGGGGCCGGGAGACACTGGAGTCGCTTTTGCAGGAACTGGCTATAGCCGGCCTGGTAAGCAAGACGGAGCAGTGCTGGCAGCTGGGGCCGCAGGCCGCCAGGCCGGTAGCGGTTTCGTCCGCCCTGGCGGCCGAGCTTTATTGCTATCTGGATCTGCTGGCCCAGATCATTACCCTGCCGCCCGAATTAATGCGCCTGAAAAGCCGCCTGGTGCCCCTGTTGGCTTTTCCCGGACGGTCGGAATGGCGGGAAAAAATGTGGCGGGCCGCAGAGCGTATCGTAGCCCACGGCCCCGGTACAGGGGGGCGGCCGGAGAATGCCGCACTGGTATCCCTTTTGCAACGCGCCATCAGTGAGCGGTGCATGGTGCGGGTTACCTACCGGCAGGGCGAGCTCGAGCTGGCGCCGCTGGGCATTGTTTACCTGTGGGAAAAAAGGCACTGGTATCTGGTGGCTCTGCCGCAGGGCGGGGAAGAACCGCGGGAATACCGCGGCGACCGCCTGACCGATGCCTGCCTGCTGCCGGAGTGTTATGCTCCTCCCCCCGGATTTTCTCTGCCCGAGTACCTGGGCCGGCGCTGGGGAATCAGTGATGATGGAAAAGAGTATCCGGTGCAGGTACGTTTTGTGAACACGGAATGGAACATGGTGGCCCTGGAACGTTTGCAGGGCGAGATATCCCGGCGCTGGCAGTACCGGCCCGATTGCCGCCTGTACAGCCAGGGGGAGGAAATGTTTTTGGAGGACTGCATCAGCGGTTTAAACGAGTTCGCCGCCTGGGTGCGCAGCTATGGCGATGCCGCGCAGGTTTGCCGGCCGCCCGAACTGGTGGAAAGGATGTGTTATACGGCGCGCCGGATGCTGGAGCGTTATCACGAGGGGGAGGAAGATGCCTGA
- a CDS encoding pyrimidine dimer DNA glycosylase/endonuclease V: MRLWSLHPCYLDSRGLVALWREALLAQQVLAGLTRGYRFHPQLIRFREHPDPLSAIGFYLGAVQEEAGRRGYNFRREKIRCLPAELSLLAVTSGQLAYELYHLRQKLARRDPAWHEKIKKVDHPLPHPLFQVVPGKVEEWEKIY, encoded by the coding sequence ATGCGTCTGTGGTCACTTCACCCCTGTTATCTGGATTCCCGGGGACTGGTGGCTCTGTGGCGGGAGGCATTGCTGGCCCAGCAGGTGCTGGCCGGGTTGACCAGGGGTTATCGTTTTCATCCCCAGCTGATCCGTTTTCGGGAACACCCGGATCCGCTGTCGGCTATTGGTTTCTACCTGGGTGCGGTGCAGGAAGAGGCCGGCAGGCGGGGTTACAACTTCCGCAGGGAAAAAATCAGGTGTTTGCCGGCGGAATTATCTCTTCTGGCTGTGACCAGTGGACAGCTGGCCTATGAACTTTACCACTTAAGGCAGAAACTGGCGCGGCGGGATCCGGCCTGGCATGAAAAAATAAAAAAAGTGGATCACCCATTGCCCCATCCCCTTTTTCAGGTGGTGCCCGGTAAGGTGGAGGAATGGGAGAAGATTTATTAA